In one window of Comamonas testosteroni DNA:
- a CDS encoding TRAP transporter large permease, producing the protein MGITLFVAIVALLTLGFPVAFALAIAAALAVFVGGRYPQLIVFKEMFTGIDSFPLMAVPFFILAAELMSGGALTAVLLRFAAQFVGHLRGGLGYANVLSLTMFSGISGSALADAAGPGSMMVKMMDKAGYSRPYAAALTASTAIVGPIIPPSVSMIIYALQDEHVSVGGLFMAGFIPGILIALAMAAVNWWVCKKRDYRSTEPRPSAREMWSTSFKAIPALMLIVLIVVGIRFGIFTPTEASVVAVFYALVCGKWVYRTLKWSALPGILARSAMLTASVLLVMATSAAFAWVLTVEGIPQYLSELIVSWELSPVMFLIAVNILLLVFGIFMEPLPGVMILVPILAPIAFSLGIDPTHFAMVVIVNLTLGMITPPVGGLLFVTAVSTRVSITELTREMPLFLLAHFVVLCLLTFIPALSTWLPHTLGFQ; encoded by the coding sequence ATGGGTATCACTTTATTTGTTGCCATCGTCGCCCTGCTCACGCTGGGCTTTCCGGTGGCGTTTGCGCTGGCCATTGCGGCAGCCCTGGCGGTCTTCGTGGGCGGACGTTATCCACAGCTGATCGTCTTCAAGGAAATGTTCACGGGCATCGACAGCTTTCCGCTGATGGCCGTGCCCTTCTTCATCCTGGCCGCAGAGCTGATGTCGGGCGGCGCGCTCACGGCCGTGCTGCTGCGCTTTGCCGCCCAGTTCGTCGGCCATCTGCGCGGCGGCCTGGGCTATGCCAATGTGCTGTCGCTGACCATGTTCTCGGGCATCTCCGGCTCGGCCCTGGCCGATGCGGCCGGACCCGGCTCCATGATGGTCAAGATGATGGACAAGGCCGGCTACAGCCGCCCCTATGCGGCCGCGCTGACGGCCAGCACCGCCATCGTCGGCCCCATCATTCCGCCATCGGTCAGCATGATCATCTATGCGCTGCAGGATGAGCACGTGTCCGTGGGCGGCCTGTTCATGGCCGGCTTCATTCCCGGCATTCTGATCGCGCTGGCCATGGCGGCCGTCAACTGGTGGGTCTGCAAGAAGCGCGACTACCGCAGCACCGAACCGCGTCCCTCGGCGCGCGAGATGTGGAGCACCAGCTTCAAGGCCATCCCCGCGCTGATGCTCATCGTGCTCATCGTGGTCGGCATCCGCTTCGGCATCTTCACGCCCACGGAAGCCTCCGTCGTGGCCGTGTTCTATGCGCTGGTCTGCGGCAAATGGGTCTACCGCACGCTCAAGTGGTCGGCCCTGCCCGGCATTCTGGCGCGCTCGGCCATGCTCACGGCCTCGGTGCTGCTGGTGATGGCGACCTCGGCCGCCTTTGCCTGGGTGCTCACGGTGGAAGGCATTCCGCAGTATCTGTCCGAGCTGATCGTGAGCTGGGAACTCTCGCCCGTGATGTTCCTGATTGCCGTGAACATTCTGCTGCTGGTCTTCGGCATCTTCATGGAGCCGCTGCCCGGCGTGATGATTCTGGTGCCCATTCTCGCGCCCATCGCCTTCAGCCTGGGCATCGATCCCACGCACTTCGCCATGGTGGTGATCGTCAACCTCACGCTGGGCATGATCACGCCACCGGTCGGCGGCCTGCTGTTCGTGACCGCCGTGTCCACGCGCGTGTCCATCACCGAGCTGACGCGCGAGATGCCGCTGTTCCTGCTGGCCCACTTCGTCGTGCTGTGCCTGCTGACCTTCATCCCGGCACTGTCCACCTGGCTGCCGCATACGCTGGGCTTCCAGTAA
- a CDS encoding 4'-phosphopantetheinyl transferase family protein, with the protein MQIGPCLFAGEQRAAAPQLRLVQGLDATDRDSARGQARAALRTCLAPELGCTEAELEVSNLRNQAPRLLLCGKPLAAPHCSISHAPGLALLAWHGRGAVGVDIQAVDATVPRRELEDVVRLFLRPETARKLLDIAPDTLFFEAFASAWTQHEARLKCAGLGLAEWSGSLQARLTGMDCAPLETAAGYAGAVAWYGAAGSGGLR; encoded by the coding sequence ATGCAGATCGGGCCCTGCCTCTTTGCCGGCGAGCAGCGAGCCGCAGCGCCACAGTTGAGGCTGGTGCAGGGCCTGGACGCCACAGACCGTGACAGCGCGCGCGGCCAGGCCCGGGCGGCGCTGCGTACCTGTCTGGCACCGGAGCTGGGCTGTACCGAGGCCGAGCTGGAGGTCAGCAACCTGCGCAACCAGGCACCGCGGCTGTTGCTGTGCGGCAAGCCGCTTGCGGCGCCGCACTGCTCCATCAGCCATGCGCCTGGACTGGCACTGCTGGCGTGGCATGGCCGGGGTGCGGTAGGTGTGGATATCCAGGCCGTGGACGCGACCGTGCCGCGCCGCGAGCTGGAGGATGTAGTGCGCCTGTTTCTGAGGCCGGAAACCGCTCGGAAGCTTCTGGATATTGCGCCGGATACTCTATTTTTTGAAGCGTTTGCGAGCGCCTGGACGCAGCACGAAGCCAGACTCAAATGCGCTGGCCTGGGTCTGGCGGAATGGAGCGGCTCGTTGCAGGCGCGGCTGACGGGCATGGACTGCGCACCGCTGGAGACTGCAGCCGGGTATGCGGGCGCCGTGGCCTGGTACGGAGCTGCCGGCAGCGGCGGCCTGCGCTGA